The following coding sequences are from one Streptococcus mitis window:
- a CDS encoding ABC transporter ATP-binding protein: protein MEVINVSKHYGHSTILKDINFVLNKGEIVGLVGRNGVGKSTLMKILVQNNQPTAGNIISSDNVGYLIEEPKLFLSKTGLENLKYLSNLYGVDYNQERFGSLIQELDLTQSINKKVKTYSLGTKQKLALLLTLVTEPDILILDEPTNGLDIESSQIVLAVLKNLALSKNVGILISSHKLEDIEEICERVLFLENELLTFQKVGKDSHNCLFEIAFSSATDRDIFITKQEFGDIVQEEGLRITMSGNIQSSELFKFFNENSIKVVDFETKKETLKDIYLNRSK from the coding sequence ATGGAAGTTATAAATGTAAGTAAGCATTATGGTCATTCAACCATTCTCAAAGATATAAATTTCGTACTTAATAAGGGTGAAATTGTTGGTCTAGTAGGGAGAAACGGAGTTGGTAAGAGTACATTGATGAAAATTCTTGTTCAGAATAATCAACCGACTGCAGGGAATATTATAAGTAGTGATAATGTTGGGTATTTAATCGAAGAACCAAAGTTATTTTTATCTAAAACAGGTTTAGAGAATTTAAAATATTTGTCAAATTTATATGGTGTTGACTACAATCAAGAAAGATTTGGGAGTTTGATTCAAGAGTTAGATTTGACTCAGTCTATTAATAAAAAAGTAAAGACCTATTCTTTGGGTACAAAACAAAAATTAGCTTTGCTTCTAACTCTCGTTACGGAACCTGATATATTGATTTTAGATGAACCGACTAATGGTTTAGATATTGAATCATCACAAATAGTTTTAGCGGTTCTAAAAAACTTAGCTTTAAGTAAAAATGTGGGAATTTTAATATCGAGTCATAAATTAGAAGATATTGAAGAAATTTGTGAGAGAGTCCTCTTCTTGGAGAATGAGCTTTTGACATTTCAAAAAGTAGGAAAAGATAGTCATAATTGCTTGTTTGAGATAGCTTTTTCATCAGCTACAGATAGAGATATTTTCATTACCAAACAAGAATTTGGGGATATTGTTCAGGAAGAGGGACTGAGAATTACTATGTCTGGGAATATTCAAAGTAGTGAGCTTTTTAAATTTTTTAACGAAAACTCTATTAAAGTAGTTGATTTTGAAACTAAAAAAGAGACGCTTAAAGATATTTATCTAAATCGTTCAAAATAA
- a CDS encoding ABC transporter permease encodes MKLNKLNFLKENIRDLYSSGVIYLGLIISFIPPILVTFFILKSQGTSLGIKHISNFYAMLGMLMAVIHANRVISRDFSHNTISLFYNQQKNRMIYVLSNFLYAISVSIIYALNGIVLLVIVSKLGVPGDLGLDFIVAIVVNTILLVLFYFLLSYIFYLYKLKSGLVFGILVALLLFVPNILNTIMMNTSNDLFIKAIELLPFYSLPVFVASNTMSISQYLVAITTIILLYFCTLKKSKEYSF; translated from the coding sequence ATGAAATTAAATAAATTGAATTTTCTTAAGGAAAATATAAGGGATTTATATTCATCAGGCGTAATATATCTCGGATTGATTATCTCGTTTATACCGCCGATATTGGTTACATTCTTTATTCTAAAGAGTCAAGGGACATCACTTGGTATTAAGCATATTTCAAACTTTTATGCTATGCTCGGTATGTTAATGGCTGTCATACATGCTAACCGAGTCATTAGTAGAGATTTTTCTCATAATACAATCAGTTTGTTTTATAATCAACAGAAGAATCGGATGATTTACGTCTTGTCTAATTTTCTATATGCCATCTCAGTTTCCATTATTTATGCTTTGAATGGTATTGTGTTACTAGTCATCGTAAGTAAATTGGGTGTTCCAGGTGATTTAGGTTTAGATTTTATAGTAGCCATTGTAGTCAATACAATTTTGTTAGTCCTATTTTATTTTCTATTATCTTACATTTTCTATTTATACAAATTGAAAAGTGGCTTGGTATTTGGTATTTTAGTAGCTTTACTACTCTTTGTCCCTAATATATTAAATACGATTATGATGAATACTAGTAATGATTTGTTTATCAAAGCAATTGAACTTCTTCCTTTTTATTCCTTACCTGTGTTTGTTGCTTCAAATACGATGTCTATTAGTCAGTATCTTGTGGCAATCACTACAATCATTTTATTGTATTTTTGCACTCTCAAGAAAAGCAAGGAGTATTCATTTTAG
- a CDS encoding helix-turn-helix transcriptional regulator translates to MAKNLKLKLARVELDLTQGQLAEAVGVTRQTIGLIEAGKYNPSLSLCQSICRCLGKTLDQLFWEEEDEK, encoded by the coding sequence GTGGCTAAAAATTTAAAATTAAAATTAGCTCGGGTTGAGCTTGATTTAACTCAAGGTCAACTGGCAGAGGCTGTCGGAGTGACGCGCCAGACTATTGGTTTGATAGAGGCGGGGAAATACAATCCCAGTCTTTCCCTCTGCCAGTCCATTTGCAGATGCTTAGGCAAAACTTTGGATCAATTATTTTGGGAGGAAGAAGATGAAAAATAG
- a CDS encoding DUF6773 family protein, with translation MKNRFFYYQLLDEREEQLINKAGAESFYISIAFLLLSYMIAVFAPSLFNPRMILIIIIIGTSYFFGRARDLGVNYYSRFHFTILGCLLVTLAITTLLMLQNYQFNIEIYQHNPLNLKYLSAWAITYVIYLPCVFIGNLGLKSYGEWAQKKFEQDMDELESGE, from the coding sequence ATGAAAAATAGATTTTTTTATTATCAATTACTAGACGAAAGAGAAGAACAACTGATCAATAAAGCGGGGGCTGAAAGTTTCTATATCTCTATAGCTTTCTTGCTTTTATCTTATATGATTGCAGTATTTGCACCAAGTCTTTTTAATCCGAGAATGATTCTCATCATCATCATTATTGGAACTTCTTACTTTTTCGGCCGTGCTCGAGATTTGGGTGTGAACTACTATAGTCGTTTTCATTTTACAATTTTAGGGTGTTTGCTGGTAACTCTTGCTATTACGACTCTTTTGATGTTGCAGAATTATCAATTCAACATAGAAATTTATCAGCACAATCCTTTGAATCTTAAATACCTATCTGCTTGGGCAATTACTTATGTCATTTACCTTCCCTGTGTCTTTATTGGCAATCTTGGTCTTAAGAGCTATGGCGAATGGGCTCAGAAAAAGTTTGAACAAGATATGGATGAACTGGAGAGTGGAGAATAG
- a CDS encoding nicotinate phosphoribosyltransferase: MYPDDSLTLHTDLYQINMMQVYFDQGIHNKKAVFEVYFRQQPFKNGYAVFAGLERIVSYLEDLRFSDSDIAYLESLGYQGAFLDYLRNFKLELTVRSAQEGDLVFANEPIVQVEGPLAQCQLVETALLNIVNYQTLVATKAARIRSVIEDEPLMEFGTRRAQEMDAAIWGTRAAVIGGANGTSNVRAGKLFDIPVLGTHAHALVQVYGNDYEAFKAYAATHKNCVFLVDTYDTLRIGVPAAIQVARELGDQINFMGVRIDSGDIAYISKKVRQQLDEAGFTEAKIYASNDLDENTILNLKMQKAKIDVWGVGTKLITAYDQPALGAVYKIVAIEDENGNMRNTIKLSNNAEKVSTPGKKQVWRITSREKGKSEGDYITYDGVDVSDMTEIKMFHPTYTYIKKTVRNFDAVPLLVDIFKDGKLIYNLPSLTEIQAYARKEFDKLWDEYKRVLNPQHYPVDLARDVWQDKMDLIDKMRKEALGEGEEE; encoded by the coding sequence ATGTATCCAGATGATAGTTTGACATTGCACACGGACTTGTACCAGATTAACATGATGCAGGTTTACTTTGACCAAGGGATTCACAATAAAAAGGCGGTCTTTGAGGTTTATTTCCGCCAACAACCTTTTAAGAATGGCTATGCGGTTTTTGCTGGTTTAGAAAGAATTGTGAGTTATCTTGAAGACTTGCGTTTTTCAGATAGTGATATCGCCTATTTGGAGTCGCTTGGTTATCAGGGGGCATTCTTGGACTACCTCCGCAATTTCAAGTTGGAGTTGACTGTTCGTTCTGCCCAAGAAGGGGACTTGGTCTTTGCAAATGAACCGATTGTACAGGTGGAAGGCCCTCTAGCCCAATGTCAGTTGGTTGAAACAGCTCTTTTGAACATCGTCAACTACCAGACCTTGGTGGCGACTAAGGCAGCTCGTATTCGCTCGGTTATTGAAGATGAACCCTTGATGGAGTTTGGGACACGTCGGGCTCAAGAAATGGATGCAGCTATCTGGGGAACACGCGCAGCGGTGATTGGTGGCGCCAATGGAACTAGCAACGTGCGTGCTGGTAAACTCTTTGACATTCCTGTCTTGGGGACCCATGCCCATGCCTTGGTGCAGGTTTATGGCAATGACTATGAAGCCTTCAAGGCTTACGCTGCGACCCACAAAAATTGTGTCTTTCTTGTGGATACCTATGACACCCTTCGCATTGGGGTGCCAGCTGCCATTCAAGTGGCGCGTGAGCTGGGTGACCAGATTAACTTTATGGGTGTGCGGATTGATTCTGGGGATATTGCCTACATTTCCAAGAAAGTCCGTCAGCAACTGGACGAGGCTGGATTTACAGAGGCTAAGATTTATGCTTCAAATGACCTAGATGAAAATACCATCCTCAACCTCAAGATGCAAAAGGCCAAGATTGATGTCTGGGGCGTGGGAACCAAGCTGATTACAGCCTATGACCAGCCAGCTCTTGGGGCAGTTTACAAGATTGTTGCCATCGAAGATGAGAATGGGAACATGCGCAATACAATTAAGCTGTCTAATAATGCGGAAAAAGTGTCTACGCCAGGTAAGAAGCAGGTGTGGCGCATTACCAGTCGTGAAAAAGGCAAGTCAGAAGGTGATTACATTACCTATGATGGTGTGGATGTGAGCGACATGACAGAAATCAAGATGTTCCATCCGACTTATACCTACATCAAGAAGACGGTTCGTAATTTTGATGCTGTTCCTCTCTTAGTGGATATTTTCAAAGACGGAAAATTGATTTACAATCTGCCTAGCTTGACTGAGATTCAGGCTTATGCTCGTAAGGAATTTGACAAGCTTTGGGATGAGTACAAGCGCGTGCTCAATCCGCAGCACTATCCAGTGGATTTGGCGCGTGATGTATGGCAAGACAAGATGGACTTGATTGACAAGATGCGCAAGGAAGCCCTTGGTGAAGGAGAAGAAGAATGA
- the nadE gene encoding ammonia-dependent NAD(+) synthetase translates to MSLQETIIQELGVKPVIDAQEEIRRSIDFLKRYLKKHPFLKTFVLGISGGQDSTLAGRLAQLAMEELRAETGDDSYKFIAVRLPYGVQADEADAQKALAFIQPDVSLVVNIKESADAMTAAVDATGSPVSDFNKGNIKARCRMIAQYALAGSHSGAVIGTDHAAENITGFFTKFGDGGADILPLYRLNKRQGKQLLKELGADPALYEKIPTADLEEDKPGLADEVALGVTYEEIDDYLEGKTISPEAQATIENWWHKGQHKRHLPITVFDDFWE, encoded by the coding sequence ATGAGTTTGCAAGAAACGATTATCCAAGAACTGGGCGTGAAACCAGTGATTGATGCCCAGGAAGAAATCCGTCGATCCATTGATTTCTTAAAAAGATACCTGAAAAAACATCCCTTTCTTAAAACCTTTGTACTAGGGATTTCTGGGGGACAAGACTCAACCTTAGCAGGTCGATTGGCCCAACTAGCTATGGAAGAACTGAGAGCAGAAACGGGAGACGACAGCTACAAATTTATCGCTGTCCGCCTGCCATACGGAGTGCAAGCTGATGAAGCAGATGCTCAAAAAGCCTTAGCATTTATCCAGCCAGATGTCAGCTTGGTAGTTAATATCAAGGAGTCGGCAGATGCCATGACAGCTGCAGTTGATGCGACAGGTAGTCCTGTTTCAGATTTTAACAAGGGCAATATCAAGGCTCGTTGCCGTATGATTGCTCAGTATGCCCTTGCTGGTTCCCATAGCGGAGCGGTCATTGGAACAGACCACGCCGCGGAAAATATCACAGGTTTCTTTACCAAGTTTGGTGATGGTGGTGCGGATATTCTCCCTCTTTACCGTCTTAATAAACGCCAAGGAAAACAACTCTTGAAGGAACTTGGTGCAGACCCAGCCCTTTATGAAAAAATCCCAACGGCAGATCTAGAAGAAGATAAACCAGGTCTAGCTGACGAAGTGGCCCTCGGAGTCACTTATGAAGAGATTGACGACTACCTAGAAGGCAAAACAATCAGCCCAGAAGCCCAAGCGACTATCGAAAACTGGTGGCACAAAGGCCAACACAAACGCCACCTACCAATCACCGTATTCGATGACTTTTGGGAGTGA
- a CDS encoding GNAT family N-acetyltransferase has product MKAIGTQILQTDRLILRRFLESDAEAMFQNWASSAENLTYVTWDPHPDVEVTRNSIRNWVASYTNLNYYKWAICLKENPEQVIGDISIVEMDENDSSCEIGYVLGKKYWGHGMMTEALKTVLDFCFTQAGFQKVRARYASLNPASGRVMEKAGMSYLKTITNGVERKGYLADLIYYQVSREDC; this is encoded by the coding sequence ATGAAAGCAATCGGTACGCAAATATTACAGACAGATCGTTTAATCTTGCGAAGATTTTTGGAAAGTGATGCAGAAGCCATGTTTCAGAATTGGGCTTCGTCCGCTGAAAATCTAACCTACGTCACTTGGGATCCTCATCCTGATGTCGAGGTGACTCGAAATTCGATTCGTAACTGGGTTGCCTCCTATACAAATCTCAACTATTACAAATGGGCTATTTGTCTCAAAGAAAATCCTGAGCAGGTGATAGGGGATATCAGCATCGTTGAAATGGATGAGAACGATTCTTCTTGTGAAATTGGCTATGTGCTAGGTAAGAAATACTGGGGTCATGGTATGATGACAGAGGCCTTAAAAACTGTCTTAGATTTTTGTTTTACTCAAGCAGGCTTTCAAAAAGTTAGAGCACGATATGCCAGTCTCAATCCAGCTTCAGGTCGTGTCATGGAGAAGGCTGGAATGTCCTATCTCAAGACTATTACCAATGGTGTAGAGAGAAAAGGCTATCTTGCTGATCTTATTTATTACCAGGTAAGTAGGGAAGACTGTTAA
- a CDS encoding Rpn family recombination-promoting nuclease/putative transposase: MILRHPGISPTNDLVAKKIFSNPEITCQFIRDMLDLPAKNVTILEGSNIHVLPSLPYSAQDFYTSIDVLAELDNGTQVIIEIQVHHQNFFINRLWAYLCSQVNQNLEKIRQREGDTHQSYKHIAPVYAIAIVDSNYFSDDLAFHSFSMREDTTGEVLTITNNGQENHLVKMAFLELKKYRETSKDEVRKPWLEFFGNKPFTQEPERAISQADQLLDYKSWSEEDRKMFSEQRRREEQALLAQDYALETARAEGIEQGLKKGLVNLVRQHLLTAEVASAQLGMTVAEFEALL, translated from the coding sequence ATGATTCTCAGACATCCGGGCATCAGCCCAACTAATGATTTGGTAGCTAAAAAAATCTTTAGCAATCCAGAAATCACTTGTCAATTTATTCGCGATATGCTGGACTTACCAGCAAAAAATGTGACTATTTTGGAGGGAAGTAACATTCATGTCTTACCTTCCCTGCCGTACTCGGCGCAGGATTTCTATACCAGTATAGACGTCTTAGCGGAGTTGGATAATGGCACGCAGGTTATTATCGAAATCCAAGTTCATCATCAGAATTTTTTCATTAATCGTTTGTGGGCTTATCTGTGCAGTCAGGTTAATCAAAATCTTGAAAAAATTCGCCAACGTGAAGGTGATACACACCAGAGTTACAAACATATTGCACCTGTTTACGCAATAGCTATTGTAGATAGTAATTATTTCTCAGATGATTTGGCTTTTCATAGCTTCAGTATGCGAGAGGACACGACAGGTGAAGTTTTAACCATTACCAACAATGGTCAGGAAAACCATCTAGTCAAGATGGCATTCTTGGAATTAAAAAAATACAGAGAAACCAGCAAAGACGAGGTTCGCAAGCCGTGGTTGGAGTTTTTCGGTAACAAGCCCTTTACCCAAGAACCCGAGCGAGCCATCAGCCAGGCAGACCAACTGCTGGACTATAAGAGCTGGTCCGAGGAGGACAGGAAAATGTTTAGTGAACAACGCAGACGCGAAGAACAAGCCTTGTTAGCGCAGGACTATGCCTTGGAAACAGCTAGGGCAGAAGGTATTGAACAGGGACTAAAAAAAGGGTTAGTAAATCTTGTTCGTCAGCATCTTTTAACGGCAGAGGTTGCGAGTGCGCAATTAGGCATGACCGTCGCTGAGTTTGAGGCACTATTGTAA
- the ccdA2 gene encoding thiol-disulfide oxidoreductase-associated membrane protein CcdA2, giving the protein MDNIIFFISVFLAGILSFFSPCILPLLPVYAGVLLDDKDGAQASSGKFSISVVSLLRTLAFIAGISFIFILLGYGAGFLGNLLYASWFQYVTGAVIILLGLHQMEVLHLKGLYKERRLQLQRQGQKGKGYSQAFLLGLTFSFAWTPCVGPVLGSVLALAASGGSGAWQGAGLMLIYTLGLALPFLVLALASSYVLKHFRKLHPYLGTFKKVGGFLIIVMGILVLLGNASILTTLFE; this is encoded by the coding sequence ATGGATAATATAATCTTTTTTATCAGTGTTTTTCTTGCTGGAATTCTTTCCTTCTTTTCTCCTTGTATCTTACCCTTGTTACCGGTTTATGCAGGGGTCTTGTTGGATGACAAAGATGGTGCTCAAGCTTCTAGTGGCAAATTTTCAATCTCAGTTGTCAGTTTATTGCGAACTCTGGCCTTTATAGCGGGTATTTCTTTTATCTTTATCTTACTGGGCTATGGAGCTGGTTTTTTAGGCAATTTGCTGTATGCTTCTTGGTTTCAGTATGTGACGGGTGCTGTTATCATTCTCTTGGGCCTGCACCAGATGGAAGTCTTGCATTTGAAGGGACTTTACAAGGAAAGAAGGCTACAATTACAGAGACAGGGGCAAAAGGGTAAGGGCTATAGTCAGGCATTTTTACTGGGGTTGACCTTTAGTTTTGCTTGGACGCCTTGTGTGGGGCCGGTTCTTGGCTCTGTTTTGGCCTTGGCGGCTTCAGGTGGCTCAGGTGCTTGGCAGGGAGCTGGCCTCATGTTGATTTACACGCTGGGTTTGGCGCTACCATTTTTGGTTCTAGCTCTAGCCTCCAGCTATGTTTTGAAACATTTTCGAAAACTCCATCCTTATCTCGGAACCTTCAAAAAAGTGGGTGGTTTCCTCATTATCGTGATGGGAATCTTGGTGCTTTTGGGAAATGCTTCCATTTTGACTACATTATTTGAATAG
- a CDS encoding redoxin family protein, producing the protein MKKWQTCLLGVGSICCLAACSAKNMSDEATMKEQTKTEQVSAQTATKGQAVADFELTGVDGKTYRLSDYKGKKVYLKFWASWCSICLASLPDTDEIAKDAGDDYVVLTVVSPGHKGEQAEAEFKNWYKGLDYKNFPVLIDPSGKLLESYGVRSYPTQAFIDKEGKLVKTQPGFMDKGMVLKTLKEMG; encoded by the coding sequence ATGAAAAAATGGCAAACATGTCTCCTTGGAGTAGGCTCGATCTGTTGTTTGGCAGCCTGTTCGGCTAAAAACATGTCAGATGAAGCTACTATGAAGGAGCAAACCAAAACAGAACAAGTCAGTGCGCAAACTGCGACTAAAGGTCAGGCAGTTGCTGATTTTGAACTGACAGGAGTAGATGGCAAGACCTACCGCTTATCTGATTATAAGGGTAAGAAAGTCTATCTCAAATTCTGGGCTTCTTGGTGTTCCATCTGTCTAGCTAGTCTTCCTGACACGGATGAAATTGCTAAAGATGCTGGTGATGACTATGTGGTCTTGACAGTGGTGTCTCCTGGACACAAGGGGGAACAAGCTGAAGCAGAATTTAAGAACTGGTACAAGGGCTTGGATTATAAAAATTTCCCAGTCCTAATTGATCCGTCAGGTAAACTCTTGGAAAGTTATGGTGTCCGTTCTTACCCAACTCAAGCCTTTATAGACAAGGAAGGAAAGCTGGTCAAAACGCAACCAGGTTTTATGGATAAGGGTATGGTTTTAAAAACATTGAAAGAAATGGGGTAG
- the msrB gene encoding peptide-methionine (R)-S-oxide reductase MsrB, with product MNDKVKLFVLAGIFFLAISGFYFLLMRNAGQTDSSQIEKAAVSQGGKTVKKTEVSKDADLHEIYLAGGCFWGVEEYFSRVPGVTDAVSGYANGRGETTKYELINQTGHAETVHVTYDAKQISLKEILLHYFRIINPTSKNKQGNDVGTQYRTGVYYTDDKDLEVINQVFDEVAKKYDQPLAVEKETLKNFVVAEDYHQDYLKKNPNGYCHINVNQAAYPVIDASKYPKPSDEELKKTLSPEEYAVTQKNQTERAFSNRYWDKFESGIYVDVATGEPLFSSKDKFESGCGWPSFTQPISPDVATYKEDKSYNMTRMEVRSRVGDSHLGHVFTDGPQDKGGLRYCINSLSIRFIPKDQMEEKGYAYLLDYVD from the coding sequence ATGAATGATAAAGTAAAATTGTTTGTCTTGGCAGGAATCTTTTTCTTAGCCATAAGCGGTTTCTATTTTCTATTGATGCGAAATGCAGGGCAGACAGATAGCTCGCAAATTGAGAAAGCGGCAGTCAGCCAAGGAGGAAAAACAGTGAAAAAAACAGAAGTGAGTAAAGATGCAGACTTGCACGAAATTTATCTAGCTGGGGGATGTTTCTGGGGAGTTGAGGAGTATTTTTCTCGAGTTCCCGGGGTGACGGATGCCGTTTCAGGCTATGCAAATGGTAGAGGGGAAACAACCAAGTACGAATTGATTAACCAAACAGGTCATGCGGAGACTGTTCATGTTACCTATGATGCCAAGCAAATTTCACTCAAGGAAATCCTGCTTCATTATTTCCGCATTATCAATCCAACCAGCAAAAATAAACAAGGAAATGATGTGGGAACCCAGTACCGTACTGGTGTTTATTACACAGATGACAAGGATTTAGAGGTGATTAACCAAGTCTTTGATGAGGTGGCTAAGAAATACGATCAACCTCTAGCAGTTGAAAAGGAAACCTTGAAGAATTTTGTAGTGGCTGAGGACTATCACCAAGACTACCTCAAGAAAAATCCAAATGGCTACTGCCATATCAATGTTAATCAGGCTGCCTACCCTGTCATTGATGCCAGCAAATATCCCAAACCAAGTGATGAAGAATTGAAAAAGACGCTGTCACCTGAGGAGTATGCAGTTACCCAGAAAAATCAAACAGAACGAGCTTTTTCAAATCGCTATTGGGATAAATTTGAATCCGGTATCTATGTAGATGTAGCAACTGGCGAACCCCTCTTTTCATCAAAGGACAAGTTTGAGTCTGGTTGTGGTTGGCCTAGTTTCACCCAGCCCATCAGCCCAGATGTTGCCACCTACAAGGAAGATAAGTCCTACAATATGACGCGCATGGAAGTGCGGAGCCGAGTTGGAGATTCTCATCTGGGCCATGTCTTTACGGATGGACCACAGGACAAGGGGGGCTTACGCTACTGTATCAATAGTCTCTCTATCCGCTTTATTCCCAAAGACCAAATGGAAGAAAAAGGCTATGCTTATTTACTAGATTATGTTGATTAA
- a CDS encoding response regulator transcription factor has protein sequence MTYTILIVEDEYLVRQGLTKLVNVAAYDMEIIGQVENGRQAWELIQKQVPDIVLTDINMPQLNGIQLASLVRETYPQVHLVFLTGYDDFDYALSAVKLGVDDYLLKPFSRQDIEEMLGKIKQKLDKEEKEEQLQDLLTDKFEGNMAQKIQSHLADSQFSLKSLANDLGFSPTYLSSLIKKELGLPFQDYLVRERVKQAKLLLLTTDFKIYEIAEKVGFEDMNYFTQRFKHIAGVTPRQFKKGEGR, from the coding sequence ATGACCTACACAATCTTAATCGTAGAAGATGAATATCTGGTGAGACAAGGTTTGACCAAGCTGGTCAATGTAGCAGCCTACGATATGGAAATCATCGGTCAGGTTGAAAATGGAAGGCAGGCTTGGGAGCTGATTCAAAAGCAGGTGCCAGACATTGTTTTAACTGATATTAACATGCCCCAGCTAAATGGTATCCAGTTAGCCAGTCTGGTCCGAGAAACCTATCCTCAGGTTCATTTGGTCTTTTTAACAGGCTACGATGATTTTGATTATGCTTTGTCTGCTGTCAAACTCGGTGTGGATGACTACCTGCTCAAGCCTTTTTCTCGTCAGGATATTGAGGAAATGTTGGGAAAAATCAAGCAAAAGTTGGACAAAGAAGAGAAAGAAGAGCAGTTACAAGATTTATTGACCGATAAGTTTGAGGGAAATATGGCCCAGAAAATCCAGTCCCATCTGGCTGATAGCCAGTTTAGTTTAAAGTCTTTAGCCAATGACTTAGGTTTTAGTCCGACCTATCTGAGTTCTTTGATTAAGAAAGAGTTGGGCTTGCCTTTTCAGGATTATTTGGTGCGAGAGCGTGTCAAACAAGCTAAGCTCTTGCTTTTGACCACAGATTTTAAGATTTATGAGATAGCCGAAAAGGTTGGCTTTGAAGATATGAACTACTTTACCCAACGCTTTAAGCATATTGCGGGTGTGACACCTCGTCAGTTTAAGAAGGGGGAAGGTCGATGA